One window of Oncorhynchus masou masou isolate Uvic2021 chromosome 33, UVic_Omas_1.1, whole genome shotgun sequence genomic DNA carries:
- the LOC135528043 gene encoding vesicle-associated membrane protein-associated protein B-like isoform X2 produces MARQEQVLQLEPPHELKFRGPFTDVVTATLKLGNPTDRNVCFKVKTTAPRRYCVRPNSGIIDAGTSINVSVMLQPFDYDPNEKSKHKFMVQSMLAPYDMTDMEGVWKEAKPEELMDSKLRCAFELPLENDKTSELSSLPKSASSSLDDGEVKKIMEECKRLQMEVQRLREENKQIREEDGLRKRKVTSMASSPHSSSSQAMIREEGLSTRVLALCVLFFVIGVIIGKLAL; encoded by the exons GTCCATTTACAGATGTCGTCACGGCCACCCTGAAGCTAGGTAACCCAACAGACAGAAATGTGTGTTTTAAAGTGAAGACGACAGCGCCTCGTCGATACTGTGTCCGTCCAAACAGTGGCATCATTGACGCAGGCACTTCCATCAATGTATCTG TTATGCTACAGCCTTTCGACTATGATCCCAATGAAAAGAGCAAACACAAATTCATGGTGCAGTCCATGCTTGCTCCATATGACATGACTGACATGGAAGGGGTG TGGAAAGAGGCAAAGCCAGAGGAGCTGATGGACTCCAAGTTGAGATGTGCATTTGAGCTGCCACTAGAGAATGACAAAACT TCAGAGCTCTCCTCACTCCCTAAGTCTGCCAGCTCCTCCCTGGATGACGGCGAGGTGAAGAAGATCATGGAGGAGTGCAAGAGGCTGCAGATGGAGGTCCAGAGGCTACGGGAAGAGAACaaacagatcagg GAGGAGGATGGTCTGCGGAAGAGGAAGGTCACGTCCATGGCGTCCTCTCCCCACTCATCTTCCTCACAGGCCATGATAAGGGAGGAGGGCCTGAGTACCCGCGTGCTGGCGCTCTGCGTGCTGTTCTTCGTCATCGGTGTCATCATCGGGAAATTGGCCCTGTAG
- the LOC135528043 gene encoding vesicle-associated membrane protein-associated protein B-like isoform X1, giving the protein MARQEQVLQLEPPHELKFRGPFTDVVTATLKLGNPTDRNVCFKVKTTAPRRYCVRPNSGIIDAGTSINVSVMLQPFDYDPNEKSKHKFMVQSMLAPYDMTDMEGVWKEAKPEELMDSKLRCAFELPLENDKTHDSESNKNVSSTPIKSELSSLPKSASSSLDDGEVKKIMEECKRLQMEVQRLREENKQIREEDGLRKRKVTSMASSPHSSSSQAMIREEGLSTRVLALCVLFFVIGVIIGKLAL; this is encoded by the exons GTCCATTTACAGATGTCGTCACGGCCACCCTGAAGCTAGGTAACCCAACAGACAGAAATGTGTGTTTTAAAGTGAAGACGACAGCGCCTCGTCGATACTGTGTCCGTCCAAACAGTGGCATCATTGACGCAGGCACTTCCATCAATGTATCTG TTATGCTACAGCCTTTCGACTATGATCCCAATGAAAAGAGCAAACACAAATTCATGGTGCAGTCCATGCTTGCTCCATATGACATGACTGACATGGAAGGGGTG TGGAAAGAGGCAAAGCCAGAGGAGCTGATGGACTCCAAGTTGAGATGTGCATTTGAGCTGCCACTAGAGAATGACAAAACT CATGACAGTGAAAGCAACAAAAATGTGTCCTCTACCCCCATAAAGTCAGAGCTCTCCTCACTCCCTAAGTCTGCCAGCTCCTCCCTGGATGACGGCGAGGTGAAGAAGATCATGGAGGAGTGCAAGAGGCTGCAGATGGAGGTCCAGAGGCTACGGGAAGAGAACaaacagatcagg GAGGAGGATGGTCTGCGGAAGAGGAAGGTCACGTCCATGGCGTCCTCTCCCCACTCATCTTCCTCACAGGCCATGATAAGGGAGGAGGGCCTGAGTACCCGCGTGCTGGCGCTCTGCGTGCTGTTCTTCGTCATCGGTGTCATCATCGGGAAATTGGCCCTGTAG